A stretch of the Nicotiana tabacum cultivar K326 chromosome 6, ASM71507v2, whole genome shotgun sequence genome encodes the following:
- the LOC107824397 gene encoding uncharacterized protein LOC107824397: protein MVEFLQSSVGIIHRNHAESITTFIKKSVDEELKEKNPDSDVKSAQKKRLTFCVEGNISVGKTTFLQRIANETLELQDLVEIVPEPIDKWQDIGPDHFNILDAFYAEPQRYAYTFQNYVFVTRVMQERESSGGIRPLRLMERSVFSDRMVFVRAVHEANWMNEMEISIYDSWFDPVVSTLPGLIPDGFIYLRASPDTCHKRMMLRKREEEGGVSLEYLRDLHEKHESWLFPFESGNHGVLSVSQLPLNFDKSVPPEIRDRVFYLEGNHMHPSIQKVPALVLDCEPNIDFNRDVDAKREYARQVADFFEFVKKKKEDTPEAGEEIPKGNQAPLLLPQNGGLWVPDGKFSESALKSLDFRRNMSFMSH, encoded by the exons ATGGTTGAGTTCTTGCAAAGCTCAGTCGGAATCATTCACAGAAACCATGCTGAGAGTATCACCACATTTATCAAAAAGAGCGTGGAtgaagagttgaaggagaagaaCCCAGATTCTGATGTGAAGTCAGCACAAAAGAAACGACTTACTTTCTGTGTTGAGGGAAACATTAGTGTTGGAAAAACAACCTTTCTGCAGAGAATAGCTAATGAGACACTTGAATTACAAGATCTTGTTGAAATAGTTCCTGAGCCTATTGACAAGTGGCAGGATATTGGACCAGATCACTTTAACATATTAGATGCATTCTATGCGGAGCCACAACGATATGCTTACACATTTCAGAACTATGTTTTTGTTACAAGAGTTATGCAGGAGAGAGAATCATCTGGTGGTATCAGGCCCCTCAGGTTGATGGAGAGAAGTGTGTTCAGTGACAGGATG GTCTTTGTAAGAGCTGTTCATGAAGCAAACTGGATGAATGAGATGGAGATCAGCATTTATGACTCATGGTTTGACCCAGTTGTTTCAACTTTGCCTGGACTGATTCCTGATGGATTTATTTACCTTAGAGCAAGCCCTGATACATGTCACAAGAGAATGATGTTGCGTAAGAGAGAAGAGGAAGGTGGAGTTTCCTTGGAATATCTACGAGACTTGCATGAAAAGCATGAAAGCTGGCTTTTCCCATTTGAAAGCGGAAATCATGGGgtattgtctgttagtcagctaCCCCTAAACTTTGATAAATCTGTTCCCCCAGAAATAAGGGACCGTGTTTTTTATCTAGAGGGCAATCACATGCACCCAAGTATTCAAAAG GTTCCTGCTTTGGTTCTTGACTGCGAGCCTAACATTGACTTTAACAGAGATGTTGATGCAAAGAGGGA GTATGCTCGCCAAGTTGCTGATTTTTTCGAATtcgtaaagaaaaagaaagaagatacaCCAGAAGCTGGAGAAGAAATACCAAAGGGTAATCAAGCACCACTTTTGCTGCCTCAAAATGGAGGTTTGTGGGTACCTGATGGCAAGTTCTCAGAATCGGCACTAAAATCCTTGGATTTCAGACGAAACATGTCGTTCATGTCTCACTAG
- the LOC107824396 gene encoding uncharacterized protein LOC107824396, with protein MLSGAQLNYTVTENEMLAVMFAFDKFISYLIGSKLNLDIEAAGTTRITELHELDEFRYLAFESTRLYKERMKRLHDQNIVERHFNPGDMVLLSNSRLRLFPGKLKSLWSSPFRVVEVFPSGAVKIASEKDSHIFRVNGQRLKLYVGMSEPKEVLEIHLTEP; from the exons atGCTGAGTGGAGCCCAACTGAACTACACTGTGACTGAAAATGAGATGCTGGCTGTGATGTTTGCATTTGACAAGTTCATATCATACCTgattggctctaag CTGAATCTAGACATTGAGGCTGCGGGCACAACGAGAAtcacagaattgcatgagctTGACGAGTTCCGATATCTGGCTTTTGAGAGCACACGattgtacaaggaaagaatgaagaggttaCATGACCAGAACATTGTTGAGCGACATTTCAACCCTGGGGACATGGTATTGCTTTCTAACTCAAGATTAAGGCTATtcccgggtaagctcaagtcactATGGTCTAGCCCATTTCGAGTGGTCGAAGTATTCCCTTCAGGAGCTGTAAAGATTGCCTCAGAGAAAGACTCTCAtatatttagagtcaatgggcagagaTTGAAACTATATGTAGGCATGAGTGAACCAAAGGAAGTGTTAGAGATCCACCTGACTGAACCTTAG